One genomic region from Oncorhynchus keta strain PuntledgeMale-10-30-2019 chromosome 33, Oket_V2, whole genome shotgun sequence encodes:
- the LOC118392342 gene encoding synaptophysin-like protein 1 isoform X2: MECSRENEKRIKTDLYLTAIFAFGSCGGYSGRTIVSLFCSEGRNETLNATFSYPFRLNLVALVESNTTLCNHSVPVTHLVGDSASSAQFFVGVAIICFLYSIVALLVYLGYMHVYKDSDFGPMFDFGLTAAIAFLWLVCSSAWAKGLQNVKDATGTADITSTLALCKESDVSCEVTDFANMRTLNVSVVFGYLNLIVWAGNAWIVYKETRCHSQKYTARQGAGAGRGQQVPAAI, encoded by the exons ATGGAATGCAGCAGAGAGAACGAGAAGAGGATCAAAACAGATCTTTAT ctgacaGCCATCTTTGCATTTGGGAGCTGTGGGGGGTATTCTGGAAGGACTATCGTGTCACTCTTCTGCAGCGAAGGAAGGAACGAGACACTGAATGCTACTTTTAGCTATCCCTTCAG gttaaaccTGGTTGCTCTAGTGGAGAGCAACACCACTCTGTGTAACCACTCCGTGCCCGTCACCCACCTGGTGGGAGACTCCGCCTCCTCGGCCCAGTTCTTTGTGGGCGTGGCCATCATCTGCTTCCTGTACTCTATAGTGGCGTTGCTCGTCTACCTGGGCTACATGCACGTGTACAAGGACTCTGACTTCGGCCCTATGTTT gATTTTGGTCTGACGGCAGCGATTGCCTTCCTGTGGCTCGTGTGTTCGTCAGCATGGGCCAAGGGGCTGCAGAACGTGAAGGATGCCACCGGGACGGCGGACATCACCTCCACACTGGCACTCTGCAAGGAGAGCGACGTGTCCTGCGAGGTCACTGACTTTGCCAACATGCGCACCCTCAATGTCTCTGTG GTGTTTGGGTACCTGAATCTGATCGTGTGGGCTGGGAACGCCTGGATTGTGTACAAGGAGACCCGCTGCCACTCTCAGAAGTACACTGCCCGGCAGGGGGCTGGGGCCGGGCGTGGTCAACAAGTCCCTGCTGCTATCTAA
- the LOC118392342 gene encoding synaptophysin-like protein 1 isoform X1, protein MITGFRLNLAPLKEPLGFIKFIEWLTAIFAFGSCGGYSGRTIVSLFCSEGRNETLNATFSYPFRLNLVALVESNTTLCNHSVPVTHLVGDSASSAQFFVGVAIICFLYSIVALLVYLGYMHVYKDSDFGPMFDFGLTAAIAFLWLVCSSAWAKGLQNVKDATGTADITSTLALCKESDVSCEVTDFANMRTLNVSVVFGYLNLIVWAGNAWIVYKETRCHSQKYTARQGAGAGRGQQVPAAI, encoded by the exons ATGATAACAGGATTTCGACTGAACTTGGCGCCTCTCAAGGAACCGCTGGGATTCATCAAATTTATAGAATGG ctgacaGCCATCTTTGCATTTGGGAGCTGTGGGGGGTATTCTGGAAGGACTATCGTGTCACTCTTCTGCAGCGAAGGAAGGAACGAGACACTGAATGCTACTTTTAGCTATCCCTTCAG gttaaaccTGGTTGCTCTAGTGGAGAGCAACACCACTCTGTGTAACCACTCCGTGCCCGTCACCCACCTGGTGGGAGACTCCGCCTCCTCGGCCCAGTTCTTTGTGGGCGTGGCCATCATCTGCTTCCTGTACTCTATAGTGGCGTTGCTCGTCTACCTGGGCTACATGCACGTGTACAAGGACTCTGACTTCGGCCCTATGTTT gATTTTGGTCTGACGGCAGCGATTGCCTTCCTGTGGCTCGTGTGTTCGTCAGCATGGGCCAAGGGGCTGCAGAACGTGAAGGATGCCACCGGGACGGCGGACATCACCTCCACACTGGCACTCTGCAAGGAGAGCGACGTGTCCTGCGAGGTCACTGACTTTGCCAACATGCGCACCCTCAATGTCTCTGTG GTGTTTGGGTACCTGAATCTGATCGTGTGGGCTGGGAACGCCTGGATTGTGTACAAGGAGACCCGCTGCCACTCTCAGAAGTACACTGCCCGGCAGGGGGCTGGGGCCGGGCGTGGTCAACAAGTCCCTGCTGCTATCTAA